A single region of the Pseudorhodoplanes sp. genome encodes:
- the nhaD gene encoding sodium:proton antiporter NhaD, producing the protein MTRSIGRWRFAPALAMVVGLASSAEAATASAPLDLTRHPVGYLSLLIFFVAYGFVVIEKAIQLHKSKPVMLAAGLIWALLGLAYAMHGESAALETAAKHVLLDYGELMLFLVVAITYVNTMQERRVFDALRTRLVTIGLSYRQLFWMVGGLAFLFGPIIDNLTTALVLGTVVVAVGVGHYHFIVLGCIIVVVAANAGGVFSPFGDITSLMVWQKGKLQFLEFFYLFLPSLVNFLVPAVFMHFSVPKGTPPSSGEIRRLKPGGAVVIWLFAATLATAVSFKSFFNLPPALGMMLGLGYLQMYSYLLQVTARRIDNSDMALDSLKEMRRVEWDTLLFFFGIIFAVAGLGVIGYLAQLSNYLYIDLGPTFANIAIGILGAAFDNIPLMFAVLTMNPDMSSGQWMLITLSTGVGGSLVSIGSAAGVVLMGLVRNHYTFMNHLRWAWAIALGYVASVLTHLWVNADLM; encoded by the coding sequence ATGACGCGTAGTATCGGACGATGGCGGTTCGCGCCGGCTTTGGCGATGGTCGTCGGCCTCGCCTCGTCTGCCGAGGCGGCAACCGCATCGGCGCCACTTGATCTGACGCGGCATCCGGTCGGCTATCTGTCGCTCCTGATCTTCTTCGTGGCCTACGGCTTTGTCGTCATCGAAAAGGCCATTCAGCTGCACAAATCAAAGCCGGTGATGCTGGCGGCCGGCCTGATCTGGGCGCTGCTCGGCCTCGCCTATGCCATGCATGGCGAGAGCGCCGCGCTGGAAACCGCCGCCAAGCACGTTCTTCTCGATTACGGCGAGCTGATGCTGTTCCTGGTGGTGGCGATCACTTATGTGAACACCATGCAGGAGCGGCGCGTGTTCGACGCGCTGCGCACGCGGCTGGTGACGATCGGCCTCTCCTACCGCCAGCTGTTCTGGATGGTGGGCGGCCTCGCCTTCCTGTTCGGGCCGATCATCGACAACCTCACCACAGCTTTGGTGCTGGGCACGGTGGTGGTGGCGGTCGGGGTGGGCCATTACCACTTCATCGTGCTCGGCTGCATCATCGTCGTCGTCGCGGCCAACGCCGGTGGCGTCTTCTCCCCGTTTGGCGACATCACCTCCCTGATGGTGTGGCAGAAGGGCAAGCTGCAATTCCTGGAATTCTTCTATCTGTTTCTTCCCTCGCTGGTGAATTTTCTCGTACCGGCAGTCTTCATGCATTTCAGCGTTCCGAAAGGCACGCCGCCATCGTCGGGCGAGATCAGGCGTTTGAAACCCGGCGGCGCCGTGGTGATCTGGCTATTTGCGGCCACGCTCGCGACGGCCGTCTCGTTCAAGAGCTTTTTCAATCTGCCACCCGCGCTCGGCATGATGCTGGGCCTCGGATATCTGCAGATGTACAGCTACCTTCTCCAGGTCACTGCGCGTCGCATCGACAACAGCGATATGGCGCTGGATTCCTTGAAAGAGATGCGGCGCGTGGAATGGGACACGCTGCTGTTTTTCTTTGGCATCATCTTCGCGGTCGCCGGACTGGGCGTCATCGGCTATCTCGCGCAATTGTCGAACTATCTTTACATCGATCTCGGACCCACCTTCGCCAATATCGCTATCGGCATTCTCGGTGCGGCCTTCGATAATATTCCGCTGATGTTCGCCGTGCTCACGATGAACCCCGACATGTCGAGCGGCCAATGGATGCTCATTACATTGAGCACCGGTGTCGGCGGCAGTCTTGTGTCCATCGGCTCGGCGGCGGGCGTGGTGCTGATGGGCTTGGTGCGCAACCACTATACCTTCATGAACCACCTCCGCTGGGCCTGGGCCATTGCGCTTGGATACGTCGCCAGCGTCTTGACCCATCTGTGGGTCAATGCCGACCTGATGTAG
- a CDS encoding DUF2066 domain-containing protein, with protein sequence MRRHAIAISWMLAASVLVAAAGALGEGAAPADSLYRAVVVVTGTGEQNRMTGFAQGLRDVLVKLTGDSTIVEDRRLADMAANAVSLVRSFSYRDRLEGRPLRDEQGTYDRPHNLTVAFDADKIDALVHRLGRTPWRAVRPRVVVMLGVENVKAAYMLAADGDLDRSEDMRESFAAAAEQLAIPLTFPARDRLEARGLDARALANVTMADALALARESGGDAALVGRMMFSEEALGWIARWRVVHEGRTQEWELRGVGFDDAFRNAMRGTAQILSGHGPPRQRQ encoded by the coding sequence ATGCGACGACACGCAATTGCGATAAGCTGGATGCTGGCCGCATCGGTTCTGGTGGCTGCTGCCGGCGCATTGGGCGAGGGCGCCGCGCCGGCGGACTCGCTGTATCGCGCGGTCGTGGTCGTGACCGGGACCGGCGAACAGAACCGCATGACCGGCTTTGCGCAGGGGCTTCGTGATGTGCTGGTGAAGCTGACCGGCGACTCGACCATTGTGGAGGATCGCCGCTTGGCGGACATGGCGGCAAATGCCGTCTCGCTGGTGCGGAGCTTCAGCTATCGGGACCGCCTCGAAGGCAGACCGTTACGCGACGAGCAAGGCACCTATGACCGGCCGCATAATCTCACCGTTGCTTTCGATGCGGACAAGATCGATGCGCTGGTGCACAGGCTCGGCCGCACGCCGTGGCGTGCCGTCCGCCCGCGCGTGGTCGTGATGCTGGGCGTGGAAAACGTCAAAGCCGCCTACATGCTGGCGGCAGATGGCGACCTCGACCGCAGCGAGGACATGCGCGAATCCTTTGCGGCCGCCGCGGAGCAGCTCGCAATTCCGCTGACATTTCCCGCGCGCGACCGGCTGGAGGCCCGCGGCCTGGATGCGAGAGCGCTGGCCAATGTGACAATGGCCGACGCGCTGGCGCTTGCGCGCGAGAGCGGGGGCGACGCGGCGCTTGTCGGCCGGATGATGTTCAGCGAAGAGGCGCTCGGCTGGATCGCCCGGTGGCGCGTCGTGCATGAGGGCAGGACGCAGGAGTGGGAGCTGCGCGGTGTCGGCTTCGACGACGCCTTCCGCAACGCCATGCGCGGAACCGCGCAAATTCTCTCAGGACATGGTCCGCCACGGCAACGGCAATGA
- a CDS encoding NUDIX hydrolase, giving the protein MTRKSPSVAVDCVVFDEDGRLLLIRRRNPPFAGQFALPGGFVDYGESTEAAARRELLEETGLAARSLRLVGVYSHPHRDPRGHTIGIAYLAVTEGTTPRAGDDAAEAEFRADWRELDLAFDHSEIASDAARLLSAEQR; this is encoded by the coding sequence ATGACTCGCAAAAGCCCGAGCGTAGCTGTCGATTGCGTTGTGTTTGACGAGGACGGCCGCCTGCTTTTGATTCGCCGCCGCAACCCACCCTTCGCCGGCCAGTTCGCGCTGCCCGGCGGATTCGTCGATTATGGCGAGAGTACCGAAGCGGCGGCGCGGCGCGAATTGCTGGAGGAAACCGGACTTGCGGCGCGCAGCCTGCGCCTGGTCGGCGTTTATTCACATCCGCATCGCGATCCGCGCGGCCACACGATTGGCATTGCCTATCTGGCCGTCACCGAGGGCACCACGCCGAGAGCGGGCGACGACGCCGCCGAAGCCGAATTCCGGGCCGACTGGCGCGAGCTTGATCTCGCATTCGATCACAGCGAGATTGCCAGCGACGCGGCCCGGTTGCTCAGTGCCGAACAGCGATAA
- the thiC gene encoding phosphomethylpyrimidine synthase ThiC, translating to MNIHNPKIETPKVTTGALPASRKIHVTPDAAPDLRVPLREIKLSDASGEPPLPVYDTSGPYTDDNVAIDVEKGLPRTRILWVKERGGVEEYEGRPIQPVDNGNVTGKHLARAFPNTPKPLRGVGDAPVTQYEFAKAGVVTKEMIYVAERENLGRKKMLERAEAALADGESFGASIPPFITPEFVREEIARGRAIIPSNINHGELEPMIIGRNFLVKINANIGNSAVTSSVEEEIEKMVWAIRWGADTVMDLSTGRNIHNTREWIIRNAPVPIGTVPIYQALEKVNGDPVKLDWECYKDTLIEQCEQGVDYFTIHAGVRLAYVPLTANRVTGIVSRGGSILAKWCLSRHKESFLYERFDEICDIMRKYDVAFSLGDGLRPGSIADANDRAQFAELETLGELTQIAWKKGCQVMIEGPGHVPMHKIKINMDKQLKECGEAPFYTLGPLTTDIAPGYDHITSGIGAAMIGWFGCAMLCYVTPKEHLGLPDRDDVKEGVITYKIAAHAADLAKGHPAAQLRDDALSRARFDFRWEDQFNLGLDPDTAREYHDETLPKDAHKVAHFCSMCGPKFCSMKITQDVRDYAASLGNNEKTALEGMAEMSRKFAELGGQVYVDADKVKESNKAL from the coding sequence ATGAACATCCACAATCCAAAGATCGAGACGCCGAAAGTGACGACCGGCGCCCTGCCCGCCTCGCGCAAGATCCATGTCACGCCGGATGCCGCGCCTGACCTGCGCGTGCCCTTGCGCGAGATCAAGCTGTCGGACGCTTCCGGCGAGCCGCCGCTGCCGGTCTACGATACGTCGGGTCCCTATACCGACGACAATGTTGCGATCGATGTGGAAAAGGGATTGCCGCGCACGCGCATCCTGTGGGTGAAGGAACGCGGCGGTGTGGAGGAATATGAAGGCCGCCCGATCCAGCCGGTCGACAATGGCAATGTCACGGGCAAACATCTCGCCCGCGCTTTCCCGAACACACCGAAGCCTTTGCGCGGCGTCGGCGATGCGCCGGTGACGCAATATGAATTCGCCAAAGCCGGCGTCGTCACCAAGGAGATGATCTATGTCGCCGAGCGCGAGAATCTCGGCCGCAAGAAGATGCTCGAGCGCGCGGAAGCAGCCCTGGCCGACGGCGAAAGCTTCGGAGCGTCCATTCCGCCGTTCATCACGCCGGAATTCGTGCGCGAGGAGATCGCGCGCGGCCGCGCGATCATTCCCTCGAACATCAATCACGGCGAACTCGAGCCGATGATCATCGGCCGCAATTTCCTGGTGAAGATCAACGCCAATATCGGCAACTCGGCTGTCACCTCTTCCGTCGAAGAAGAGATCGAGAAGATGGTGTGGGCGATCCGCTGGGGCGCCGACACGGTGATGGACCTCTCCACCGGCCGCAACATCCACAATACGCGCGAATGGATCATCCGCAATGCGCCGGTGCCGATTGGCACGGTGCCGATCTATCAGGCGCTGGAGAAGGTGAACGGAGACCCGGTCAAGCTCGACTGGGAATGCTACAAGGACACGCTGATCGAGCAATGCGAGCAGGGCGTGGACTATTTCACCATCCATGCCGGCGTGCGCCTCGCCTATGTGCCGCTCACCGCCAACCGCGTCACCGGCATCGTCTCGCGCGGCGGCTCGATCCTGGCGAAGTGGTGCCTGTCGCGGCACAAGGAAAGCTTCCTCTACGAGCGCTTCGATGAGATCTGCGACATCATGCGCAAGTATGATGTGGCGTTCTCTCTCGGCGACGGTTTGCGTCCCGGCTCGATCGCCGACGCCAATGACCGCGCGCAATTCGCCGAGCTCGAGACGCTCGGCGAGCTCACCCAGATCGCCTGGAAGAAAGGCTGCCAGGTCATGATCGAGGGCCCCGGCCATGTGCCAATGCACAAGATCAAGATCAACATGGACAAGCAGCTGAAGGAATGCGGCGAGGCGCCCTTCTACACGCTCGGACCGCTCACCACCGACATCGCGCCGGGCTACGACCACATCACGTCCGGCATCGGCGCCGCCATGATCGGCTGGTTCGGCTGCGCCATGCTCTGCTACGTGACGCCGAAGGAGCATCTCGGCCTGCCCGACCGCGACGACGTCAAGGAAGGCGTGATCACCTACAAGATCGCCGCCCATGCCGCCGATCTCGCCAAGGGCCATCCGGCGGCGCAATTGCGAGATGACGCGCTCTCGCGTGCGCGCTTCGACTTCCGCTGGGAGGACCAGTTCAATCTCGGCCTCGATCCCGACACCGCGCGCGAATATCACGACGAGACGCTGCCGAAGGACGCGCACAAGGTGGCGCATTTCTGCTCGATGTGCGGACCGAAATTCTGCTCGATGAAGATCACCCAGGACGTGCGCGATTACGCGGCGAGCCTTGGGAACAATGAAAAAACCGCACTCGAAGGCATGGCGGAGATGTCAAGGAAGTTCGCCGAACTTGGCGGCCAGGTTTATGTCGATGCCGACAAGGTGAAGGAGAGCAACAAGGCGCTGTAA
- a CDS encoding methyltransferase domain-containing protein yields MTEDISLSEFRSMDEVKALQTYIDALTAFDAIEQLQELKRIERATVTPQSSVLDVGCGFGLETERLARLAPGQPAAGIDESAHFIEVAKRRAVAAGLKIDYRAGVAEKLPYADASFVHVRAERLLIYLTDVRRALSEMKRVLKPGGVIALIEPDFGTTTVNVSDRALVRRVMAHEADTAVKQSWLPGQLAGMLTGLGLRDIAVHTRVVIFPQDLGAEYFSSTAENAQKDGAISQAERAAWDAEIAQLQKSGALFGTVDYFLFTARE; encoded by the coding sequence ATGACCGAGGACATCTCGCTCAGCGAATTTCGTTCAATGGACGAGGTCAAGGCGCTGCAGACTTATATCGACGCACTGACAGCGTTCGACGCGATCGAGCAGCTTCAGGAGTTGAAGCGCATCGAGCGCGCAACGGTGACGCCGCAATCAAGCGTTCTCGATGTCGGCTGCGGGTTCGGCTTGGAGACCGAACGGCTGGCGCGGCTCGCACCTGGCCAGCCTGCCGCCGGCATCGACGAGAGCGCGCATTTCATCGAGGTCGCCAAACGCCGCGCAGTGGCCGCGGGACTTAAGATCGATTACCGCGCGGGAGTGGCGGAAAAGCTGCCTTACGCCGATGCGTCATTCGTTCATGTGCGCGCGGAGCGCCTCTTGATCTATCTCACCGATGTGCGCCGCGCGCTCTCCGAGATGAAGCGCGTGCTGAAGCCCGGCGGCGTGATCGCGCTCATCGAGCCGGACTTCGGAACGACCACGGTCAATGTCAGCGACCGGGCGCTGGTCCGCCGTGTGATGGCGCACGAGGCCGACACCGCCGTGAAGCAGAGCTGGTTGCCCGGTCAGCTCGCCGGAATGCTGACCGGTCTCGGCTTGCGCGATATAGCGGTGCATACGCGCGTTGTGATCTTTCCGCAGGATCTCGGCGCCGAATATTTTTCCAGCACCGCGGAGAATGCGCAAAAGGACGGCGCGATCTCGCAGGCCGAGCGCGCGGCATGGGATGCTGAGATCGCGCAATTGCAGAAGTCCGGCGCGCTGTTCGGCACGGTGGACTATTTCCTGTTCACGGCGCGGGAGTAG
- a CDS encoding serine hydrolase domain-containing protein — protein MKIRYLAAALALAAPLFAGPVATAQEQSLAALLENTRKEFGLPALAAAVAKNGRIVAAGAVGTRMLGRNIKVTLDDRFHIGSDTKAMTATLAGMLVEEGKLRWDSTIGELLGADLPGIHPKFAAITLEQLLSHTSGIPTDTKEIYELYISGDAYEETLPQARLRILRTFGKHEPVVKADAPFQYSNLGYMAVGAMIEKAAGVSWDELITRRVFEPLGLKTAGLGPQATMGRIDAAVGHDVDAQGKVTPRPWGPGADVPAVMGPAGIAHLSIRDFVRWGAWNASQGKRGPALVKADTLKRLHRERVTMTIDNPKPGTPKSGGYALGWGIVAYAWTGNRPVLTHNGSNSMNLATILIDPQSDTAIVVATNFPGEKADQALQTVARSLYARYAQTTAR, from the coding sequence ATGAAGATTCGTTATCTTGCCGCTGCCCTTGCCCTCGCCGCTCCGCTCTTTGCAGGCCCGGTTGCAACGGCGCAGGAGCAATCACTTGCCGCGCTTCTGGAAAACACGCGCAAGGAGTTTGGTTTGCCGGCGCTTGCCGCCGCCGTTGCAAAGAACGGACGCATCGTCGCGGCCGGAGCGGTCGGCACGCGCATGCTCGGCCGCAACATCAAGGTGACGCTCGACGACCGGTTTCATATCGGCTCGGACACCAAGGCGATGACCGCGACCCTCGCCGGCATGCTGGTGGAAGAAGGCAAGCTGCGCTGGGACTCGACGATCGGCGAGTTGCTCGGCGCCGACCTGCCCGGCATTCATCCGAAATTCGCGGCGATCACGCTGGAACAATTGTTGTCGCATACCAGCGGCATCCCGACGGACACCAAGGAAATCTATGAACTCTATATCAGCGGCGACGCTTACGAAGAGACGCTCCCGCAGGCGCGGCTGCGCATCCTGCGCACTTTCGGCAAGCACGAGCCGGTGGTGAAGGCGGACGCGCCGTTTCAATATTCCAATCTCGGCTACATGGCGGTCGGCGCGATGATCGAGAAGGCGGCGGGCGTCTCCTGGGACGAACTCATTACACGACGTGTTTTCGAACCGCTCGGCCTGAAGACCGCGGGTCTCGGCCCGCAGGCCACCATGGGCCGGATCGACGCGGCGGTCGGCCACGATGTCGATGCGCAAGGCAAGGTTACACCGCGCCCGTGGGGACCCGGCGCGGATGTGCCGGCGGTGATGGGACCGGCCGGCATCGCGCATCTGTCGATCCGCGACTTCGTGCGCTGGGGCGCATGGAACGCGTCACAGGGCAAGCGCGGGCCGGCACTGGTGAAAGCAGACACGCTGAAACGCCTCCACCGCGAGCGCGTTACGATGACCATCGACAACCCGAAACCGGGGACTCCGAAATCCGGCGGCTATGCACTCGGCTGGGGCATCGTTGCCTATGCATGGACCGGCAACCGTCCGGTGCTTACGCATAACGGTTCGAACAGCATGAATCTCGCGACCATTCTGATCGATCCGCAAAGCGACACCGCGATTGTGGTCGCGACCAATTTCCCCGGCGAGAAGGCCGATCAGGCGCTGCAGACAGTGGCCCGGTCCCTTTACGCGCGCTACGCACAGACCACCGCGCGGTGA